One genomic segment of Aquipluma nitroreducens includes these proteins:
- a CDS encoding TolC family protein produces the protein MLLKKLIKRGLLVFIFCQLLLSANAQQIITLESALEIARNNSPDIRRSLLNLKNSEESLKAQNAALKSNFSLNLTPLSYDKTRSFDTFQSIWNTSETTQSFGTLTVSQPFLPTDGTISLNNRFGWQNSYSENGRNLAPKTFSNNLYLSIAQPLFTYNRTKLSLKTLELNLENAQLNYSMQKLNLEMQVTQLFYNVYLAQMSLNIAQDEFTNTQKSYEITQNKVTAGIAAKEELYQAELNFATAKSTLENAQVTLDNNKDQFKQYIGMDIMEEMTVMTDVAFNPVNVDVKKAIEYGLNSRMELRQRQIDVTNAQFQLIRTNSLNEFRGDLNLSIGIIGVNETLPDIYKNPTNNPRVSVSFNVPLWDWGEKKARIKAQEAVIETQEINQSEQKKQITVDIRKVYRSLQNQTNQIEIAAQNEKNAQLTYEINLERYANGDLTSMDMNLFQTQLSQKKMSYAQALINYKVELLNLKIQSLYDFEKNEAIVPEYLIRKKK, from the coding sequence CTCGTTGTTGAATCTAAAGAATTCTGAAGAGTCATTAAAAGCTCAGAATGCAGCGCTAAAATCAAATTTTTCGCTCAACCTGACTCCATTAAGTTACGACAAAACCCGATCGTTCGATACGTTTCAATCGATTTGGAATACAAGCGAAACAACTCAATCGTTCGGTACATTAACCGTTTCGCAACCATTCCTTCCGACTGACGGAACAATAAGCCTGAACAACCGGTTTGGCTGGCAGAACAGTTACAGCGAGAACGGAAGAAACCTCGCCCCAAAAACATTCAGTAATAACTTGTATCTGAGCATTGCACAGCCTTTATTCACCTATAACAGAACCAAGCTTTCATTGAAAACGCTGGAGCTAAATCTGGAAAATGCCCAACTGAATTATTCGATGCAAAAGTTGAACCTCGAAATGCAGGTTACCCAATTGTTTTACAATGTTTATCTGGCACAAATGAGCCTGAATATTGCACAGGATGAATTCACTAATACGCAAAAGAGTTATGAAATCACCCAAAACAAGGTAACTGCAGGAATTGCAGCTAAAGAGGAACTTTATCAGGCCGAACTGAACTTTGCCACTGCAAAATCGACCTTGGAAAATGCACAGGTAACACTCGACAATAATAAAGATCAGTTTAAACAATACATCGGGATGGACATCATGGAAGAAATGACTGTGATGACCGATGTTGCATTTAACCCGGTAAATGTTGACGTAAAAAAAGCAATTGAATACGGTTTAAATTCCCGTATGGAACTTCGCCAGCGCCAAATTGATGTGACAAATGCTCAATTCCAATTGATCCGGACCAATTCACTGAACGAATTCCGTGGCGATCTGAATTTATCAATCGGTATTATCGGTGTCAACGAAACTCTGCCTGATATATACAAGAATCCAACCAACAACCCACGGGTGTCGGTTTCATTCAATGTACCGCTTTGGGATTGGGGCGAAAAGAAAGCCCGGATCAAAGCGCAGGAAGCTGTTATTGAAACTCAGGAAATTAATCAGTCGGAACAGAAAAAACAGATAACAGTTGACATCCGAAAAGTCTACCGCAGTTTACAAAATCAGACCAACCAAATTGAAATTGCTGCTCAGAACGAAAAAAATGCGCAACTAACCTACGAAATCAACCTCGAAAGGTATGCCAATGGCGATCTGACCAGTATGGATATGAACCTTTTCCAAACACAGCTTTCACAAAAGAAAATGTCGTATGCTCAGGCTTTAATCAATTATAAAGTTGAATTGCTGAACCTTAAAATTCAGTCGCTTTACGATTTTGAAAAGAACGAAGCCATTGTTCCTGAATACCTTATTCGAAAGAAAAAATAA
- a CDS encoding efflux RND transporter periplasmic adaptor subunit, which produces MKPIHQFIALIALIGATTACNNQPANTTTELAVPVSVSDIKPKSIEKVINTTGTLNATKKTVLNTEMAGKYKLLVNPKTRRPFALGDLVENGQVIIQLEDAEYVNGIGLESKKLNLDITEQTMKKQQSLFEKGGVTQLDYRNSEVNYTNAKDAFERANLQLAKMSIRAPFKGVITDLPATTNGTQIATGAAVVSLMDYSIMTVEVNLPEKYINEVAIDQPVRIMNYTLPNDTLQGNVKELSPAISTETRTFKGVVQVANPELKLRPGMFAKADIVLARKDSVIVIPKEIIISSQRGKSVFIVDNGTATEKHITIGYETQTEAEITSGLKKNDRLVIKGFETLKNRSKVKIVK; this is translated from the coding sequence ATGAAACCTATTCACCAATTTATCGCTTTGATAGCCCTGATCGGGGCGACCACTGCCTGCAACAACCAACCGGCCAACACAACAACTGAACTGGCGGTCCCTGTTTCGGTTTCCGACATCAAACCGAAGTCGATCGAAAAAGTGATCAATACCACCGGCACGTTGAATGCCACAAAAAAAACGGTATTGAATACCGAAATGGCCGGTAAATATAAACTATTGGTCAATCCGAAAACCCGCCGTCCGTTTGCTCTGGGCGATCTGGTCGAAAATGGACAGGTTATAATACAGCTCGAAGATGCCGAATATGTCAACGGAATTGGTCTTGAAAGCAAGAAGCTGAATCTCGATATTACGGAGCAAACTATGAAAAAGCAGCAATCGCTTTTCGAAAAAGGTGGAGTTACCCAACTTGATTACCGCAATTCGGAAGTAAATTATACCAACGCCAAGGATGCTTTCGAAAGGGCAAATCTTCAATTGGCCAAGATGAGTATTCGTGCTCCGTTCAAAGGCGTAATTACCGATTTGCCTGCCACCACCAACGGTACCCAGATTGCGACTGGAGCTGCTGTTGTTAGTTTGATGGACTATAGTATCATGACCGTTGAAGTAAACCTTCCGGAAAAATACATTAACGAAGTGGCGATTGACCAACCGGTTCGAATTATGAATTATACCTTGCCCAACGACACTTTACAAGGAAATGTAAAAGAATTGTCGCCGGCCATCAGTACCGAAACACGCACGTTTAAAGGTGTTGTTCAGGTTGCCAATCCTGAGCTGAAACTACGTCCGGGGATGTTTGCCAAAGCCGACATTGTTTTGGCACGCAAAGACAGCGTAATTGTTATCCCCAAGGAAATCATCATTTCAAGCCAGCGTGGCAAGTCGGTTTTCATTGTCGATAATGGAACAGCAACCGAAAAACACATTACCATTGGCTACGAAACCCAGACCGAAGCAGAAATAACTTCAGGATTAAAAAAGAATGACCGACTGGTGATCAAAGGTTTTGAAACATTGAAGAATAGGTCGAAAGTAAAGATCGTGAAATAG